A single window of Toxotes jaculatrix isolate fToxJac2 chromosome 4, fToxJac2.pri, whole genome shotgun sequence DNA harbors:
- the nfil3-5 gene encoding nuclear factor, interleukin 3 regulated, member 5 encodes MESLSLHFPSTSNKNAMEVDTFSSYSGSLPSPGPESGARISRQAKGSKPTVTSRRKREFISDEKKDASYWEKRRKNNEAAKRSREKRRLNDMVLENRVMALNEENVRLKTELLQLKLRFGLISTASYMEKSQQISNSAAGGNSGSNGSSTSGTPNSNAYLSSSGYSSASQVMLNSDSSETEQSSRGERHTTLHKYSPRGSVSDMSDGSSRDSPEPMGYNIKKEPSSVEMARLENSGIPDGIANGIPNGMPTGAYHGNHTALVSPHQQSTPLAESATDYQHHQQQQQQQCHMEVSSSAPQATSAQRSVILYRSSSGCYPMESQRSEDQQSQQSRQLQHGQHTSTSKFSDCSVTITEVAEKLERTKTLDSPQYEYTNGHAESAEELQQKYSPNIQQQCDSHHHYSYQGQENSLQHPESNQNPFAPDLIHNTEESKSSFTQHNGYLNTLDEEPPVLTYEGGPRADGFYQENSSAKDTSSSDGDPRSSDKEGSTDDESPSSSSSDISSYHQKATGASGSHGECQAEVKATALPHKLRLKYRALSNGAAGAQAEGPVSTSMSPSPTLPQHPYLALPSNPHSGQAHGESKESENETEYTEEVKPQMNERAEAKKEGGKKGSSSGRGGRNKRRD; translated from the coding sequence ATGGAAAGTCTCAGTCTACACTTCCCATCCACCAGCAACAAGAATGCCATGGAGGTAGACACTTTTTCTTCCTACAGCGGGAGCCTCCCATCCCCTGGTCCTGAGTCTGGAGCGCGAATCAGCCGCCAGGCTAAAGGTAGCAAGCCTACTGTGACTTCCCGTCGCAAGCGCGAGTTCATTTCTGATGAGAAGAAAGATGCTTCCTATTGGGAAAAACGGAGGAAGAACAACGAAGCAGCCAAGCGCTCAAGGGAGAAGCGTCGCCTCAATGACATGGTTCTGGAGAACCGGGTCATGGCCCTGAATGAGGAGAACGTTCGTCTGAAGACAGAACTCCTTCAGCTCAAGTTGCGCTTTGGCCTCATTAGCACAGCCTCCTACATGGAGAAAAGTCAGCAGATCTCCAACAGTGCTGCCGGTGGCAACAGTGGTAGCAATGGGAGCAGCACCAGCGGCACCCCGAACAGTAACGCCTACCTCTCAAGCAGCGGATACTCCAGTGCGTCCCAGGTGATGCTGAATTCTGACTCATCTGAAACTGAACAATCGAGTCGCGGTGAGCGCCACACCACGCTCCACAAGTACTCTCCCCGGGGCTCCGTCTCTGACATGTCTGACGGCTCCTCCAGAGACAGCCCAGAACCCATGGGCTACAACATCAAGAAGGAGCCCTCAAGTGTGGAGATGGCCAGGCTGGAAAACAGTGGGATTCCCGATGGCATCGCTAATGGGATACCAAATGGAATGCCAACTGGGGCttaccatggcaaccacacTGCTCTGGTTTCTCCTCACCAGCAGAGCACCCCATTGGCTGAGAGTGCCACAGACTACCAGcaccaccaacagcagcagcagcaacagtgccACATGGAGGTGTCCAGCTCCGCTCCTCAGGCCACCTCTGCACAGCGGAGCGTCATCTTGTACCGCTCTAGCAGTGGCTGTTACCCCATGGAGAGCCAGAGGTCGGAAGACCAGCAGTCCCAGCAAAGCAGGCAGCTGCAGCATGGCCAGCACACCTCGACCTCCAAGTTCTCTGACTGCTCAGTGACCATCACAGAGGTCGCTGAGAAGCTCGAGAGGACGAAGACCTTGGACTCGCCTCAGTATGAATACACCAATGGTCATGCTGAGtcagcagaggagctgcagcaaaAGTACAGTCCCAACATCCAACAGCAATGTGACAGCCATCATCATTACAGCTACCAGGGTCAGGAGAACAGTCTTCAGCACCCAGAAAGCAACCAGAACCCCTTTGCCCCTGATCTGATCCACAACACTGAGGAGAGCAAATCCTCCTTCACACAGCACAACGGCTACCTCAACACACTGGACGAAGAGCCCCCGGTGCTCACCTACGAGGGAGGCCCCAGAGCTGATGGTTTCTACCAAGAGAACTCCTCCGCTAAAGACACCTCCTCCAGTGATGGGGACCCTCGTAGCTCTGACAAGGAGGGCTCCACAGATGACGAGTccccctcctcgtcctcctcagaCATCAGCAGCTACCACCAGAAGGCGACGGGAGCTTCCGGTTCACACGGAGAGTGCCAAGCCGAGGTCAAAGCCACTGCTCTGCCTCACAAGCTTCGCCTCAAGTACAGAGCACTGTCCAACGGGGCAGCAGGAGCACAGGCAGAGGGGCCGGTGAGCACCTCCATGTCCCCCTCTCCCACCTTGCCCCAGCACCCTTACTTAGCTCTGCCCAGCAACCCTCACAGTGGCCAGGCCCACGGGGAGAGCAAAGAGTCTGAGAACGAGACTGAGTACACAGAAGAAGTCAAGCCTCAGATGAATGAGAGGGCGGAGGctaaaaaggagggagggaaaaagggATCCAGCAGCGGGAGGGGTGGGCGTAATAAGAGGCGAGATTAA
- the rgl3a gene encoding ral guanine nucleotide dissociation stimulator-like 1 isoform X1: MRTILPVCGGGDGGESRGLRSRMGKMRKLLWLRPNHCVDVHTDTEPGVWLRSFQFLDTDAQCEDPVQEWGEEEEDGAVFGITLRREPVLPSSDTAELPTAFSFVQYHTVKVRRLKAATLERLVTHLLDPEHQEADFVPVFLSTYRSFTSTSTLIELLFQRDDSIANLDNTVCPRSTLPPVIRLWLEEYSEDFHEPPQYQALRLLCVHLRHRLCFRRLAQAADALLKRLQEQDCSQSASQRSSESLQQESRDQEDGGETSTKEEDKYGFMDFPVREIAEQLTRLDADLFVRVVPFHCLGCVWSQRDKKENRNLAPTVRATISQFNAVTNRVITSLLCPSSPSPSTSSPISSPVSSSTFLYPSTAPSSPRCSHASPAQRARIIERWIAVAQECRQLKNFSSLRAILSALQSNAVYRLKKTWAAVSRESMATFDHLCETFPDENCVLTTREILVEDGSQPDSSATPSSKSPRLCSVSRQMSLSSGVVPYLGTYLTVLTMLDTALTDTVEGGLINFEKRRREFEILSQIRQLQTSCSNYSFPVNPRITAWLQAHTLLTDQESYELSRDLEPPVDPCPSSPNSWSSRLLTKKLASLRTSSSDSSLRKSHADQISVSSSGSSSSDMEDLSAPQPSPLRLKLKSLSGSLHNVAEDFSSSRSLSSSSCSSSNPDLSSSSLVLSPESSSSSCSPQASLPVYNKQVADSCIIRVSVECVSNGNVYKSILLTSQDHTPQVIQRAIEKHNMEDVSCQDFSLYQMLSNGKELQIPDKANVFYAMCTNANYDFVLRQHWRCHGRHLGSSSSPGDQTKSRYAK; encoded by the exons GACCCGGTGCAGgagtggggggaggaggaggaggacggggcAGTGTTTGGCATTACACTGCGCAGGGAGCCCGTCCTTCCGAGCTCGGACACGGCAGAGCTCCCCACGGCCTTCAGCTTTGTCCAGTACCACACGGTGAAGGTGCGCAGGCTGAAGGCCGCCACCCTGGAGCGTCTGGTCACCCACCTGCTGGACCCTGAACACCAAGAGGCTGACTTCGtccctgtcttcctctccaccTACAGGTCCTTCACCTCCACCAGCACTCTCATTGAGCTGCTGTTTCAGAG AGACGACTCGATTGCCAACCTGGATAACACTGTGTGCCCTCGCAG CACCTTACCCCCAGTGATTCGCCTGTGGCTGGAGGAATACAGTGAAGACTTCCATGAACCCCCTCAGTACCAGGCCCTCAGGCtgttgtgtgtgcacttgcGGCATCGCCTCTGCTTCAGACGTTTGGCTCAGGCTGCTGACGCCCTGCTCAAGAGGCTCCAGGAACAAG ATTGCAGCCAGTCTGCGTCACAGCGGAGCAGTGAATCATTGCAGCAGGAGTCCAGAGATCAGGAGGACGGAGGAGAGACGTCCACTAAGGAGGAAGACAAATACGGCTTTATGGACTTCCCTGTGAGAGAAATAGCCGAGCAGCTGACCAGACTGGACGCT GATCTGTTTGTCAGAGTGGTACCCTTCCACTGCCTGGGCTGCGTCTGGTCCCAGCGTGACAAGAAAGAAAACCGAAACTTGGCACCCACGGTCCGCGCCACCATCTCCCAGTTCAATGCCGTCACCAACCGTGTCATCACCTCACTCCTCTGCCCGTCCTCACCCAGCCCTTCCACTTCCTCTCCCATCTCATCACCCGTCTCCTCCTCTACCTTCCTGTACCCCTCCACTGCCCCGAGCTCACCTCGCTGCTCGCACGCCAGCCCCGCCCAAAGAGCACGCATCATCGAGAGGTGGATCGCCGTTGCACAG GAGTGCAGACAGCTGAAGAATTTCTCCTCGTTGAGGGCCAtcctctcagctctgcagtCCAACGCTGTGTATCGCCTCAAGAAGACCTGGGCTGCTGTCAGCAG gGAAAGCATGGCCACCTTTGACCACCTGTGTGAGACTTTCCCTGATGAAAACTGTGTGCTAACCACCAGAGAGATCCTTGTGGAG GATGGGAGTCAACCGGACAGCAGTGCCACCCCGAGCTCTAAATCACCACGGCTCTGCTCAGTGTCCAGACAGATG AGCCTCAGCAGTGGTGTTGTGCCGTACCTGGGCACTTACCTGACTGTCCTCACCATGCTGGATACAGCACTGACTGACACCGTGGAG gGTGGACTCATCAACTTTGAGAAGCGCAGACGG GAGTTTGAGATTCTTTCCCAGATTCGACAGCTTCAGACTTcctgttccaactacagctttCCAGTGAACCCTCGTATCACTGCCTGgctgcaggcacacacactgctcacagaccaggagag CTATGAGCTGTCCCGGGACCTGGAGCCTCCGGTCGACCCCTGTCCCAGCTCTCCCAACTCATGGAGCAGTCGTCTGCTCACTAAGAAGCTCGCCTC gttGCGAACATCCAGTAGTGACAGCTCCCTCAGGAAGAGCCACGCTGATCAGATCAGTGTGTCGTCTTCTGGCTCCAGCAGTTCAGACATGGAGGACCTCTCCGCCCCTCAGCCCTCCCCCCTCAGACTCAAGCTCAAA TCTCTCTCAGGTTCTCTTCACAACGTCGCAGAGGACTTCTCCTCCTCTCGCAGTctttccagctcctcctgcagctcctctaaTCCAGACCTCAGTTCCTCCTCTCTGGTGCTGAGTCCTGAGTCGTCGTCGTCCAGCTGCTCTCCTCAGGCCTCGCTTCCCGTCTACAACAAACAGGTCGCTGACTCATGTATCATCAGGGTCAGTGTGGAGTGTGTCAGCAATGGAAATGTCTACAAGAGCATACTG CTGACCAGTCAGGACCACACACCTCAGGTGATTCAGAGAGCTATTGAAAAGCACAACATGGAGGATGTCAGCTGCCAGGACTTCAGCCTCTACCAGATGCTCAGCAATGGAAAAG AGCTCCAGATACCTGACAAAGCCAATGTATTTTATGCCATGTGCACCAACGCCAACTACGACTTTGTCCTGCGCCAGCACTGGAGGTGTCATGGGAGACATCTGGGCTCTTCCTCCAGTCCTGGAGATCAAACCAAGAGCCGCTACGCCAAGTGA
- the rgl3a gene encoding ral guanine nucleotide dissociation stimulator-like 1 isoform X2, with product MGKWHLSMDPVQEWGEEEEDGAVFGITLRREPVLPSSDTAELPTAFSFVQYHTVKVRRLKAATLERLVTHLLDPEHQEADFVPVFLSTYRSFTSTSTLIELLFQRDDSIANLDNTVCPRSTLPPVIRLWLEEYSEDFHEPPQYQALRLLCVHLRHRLCFRRLAQAADALLKRLQEQDCSQSASQRSSESLQQESRDQEDGGETSTKEEDKYGFMDFPVREIAEQLTRLDADLFVRVVPFHCLGCVWSQRDKKENRNLAPTVRATISQFNAVTNRVITSLLCPSSPSPSTSSPISSPVSSSTFLYPSTAPSSPRCSHASPAQRARIIERWIAVAQECRQLKNFSSLRAILSALQSNAVYRLKKTWAAVSRESMATFDHLCETFPDENCVLTTREILVEDGSQPDSSATPSSKSPRLCSVSRQMSLSSGVVPYLGTYLTVLTMLDTALTDTVEGGLINFEKRRREFEILSQIRQLQTSCSNYSFPVNPRITAWLQAHTLLTDQESYELSRDLEPPVDPCPSSPNSWSSRLLTKKLASLRTSSSDSSLRKSHADQISVSSSGSSSSDMEDLSAPQPSPLRLKLKSLSGSLHNVAEDFSSSRSLSSSSCSSSNPDLSSSSLVLSPESSSSSCSPQASLPVYNKQVADSCIIRVSVECVSNGNVYKSILLTSQDHTPQVIQRAIEKHNMEDVSCQDFSLYQMLSNGKELQIPDKANVFYAMCTNANYDFVLRQHWRCHGRHLGSSSSPGDQTKSRYAK from the exons GACCCGGTGCAGgagtggggggaggaggaggaggacggggcAGTGTTTGGCATTACACTGCGCAGGGAGCCCGTCCTTCCGAGCTCGGACACGGCAGAGCTCCCCACGGCCTTCAGCTTTGTCCAGTACCACACGGTGAAGGTGCGCAGGCTGAAGGCCGCCACCCTGGAGCGTCTGGTCACCCACCTGCTGGACCCTGAACACCAAGAGGCTGACTTCGtccctgtcttcctctccaccTACAGGTCCTTCACCTCCACCAGCACTCTCATTGAGCTGCTGTTTCAGAG AGACGACTCGATTGCCAACCTGGATAACACTGTGTGCCCTCGCAG CACCTTACCCCCAGTGATTCGCCTGTGGCTGGAGGAATACAGTGAAGACTTCCATGAACCCCCTCAGTACCAGGCCCTCAGGCtgttgtgtgtgcacttgcGGCATCGCCTCTGCTTCAGACGTTTGGCTCAGGCTGCTGACGCCCTGCTCAAGAGGCTCCAGGAACAAG ATTGCAGCCAGTCTGCGTCACAGCGGAGCAGTGAATCATTGCAGCAGGAGTCCAGAGATCAGGAGGACGGAGGAGAGACGTCCACTAAGGAGGAAGACAAATACGGCTTTATGGACTTCCCTGTGAGAGAAATAGCCGAGCAGCTGACCAGACTGGACGCT GATCTGTTTGTCAGAGTGGTACCCTTCCACTGCCTGGGCTGCGTCTGGTCCCAGCGTGACAAGAAAGAAAACCGAAACTTGGCACCCACGGTCCGCGCCACCATCTCCCAGTTCAATGCCGTCACCAACCGTGTCATCACCTCACTCCTCTGCCCGTCCTCACCCAGCCCTTCCACTTCCTCTCCCATCTCATCACCCGTCTCCTCCTCTACCTTCCTGTACCCCTCCACTGCCCCGAGCTCACCTCGCTGCTCGCACGCCAGCCCCGCCCAAAGAGCACGCATCATCGAGAGGTGGATCGCCGTTGCACAG GAGTGCAGACAGCTGAAGAATTTCTCCTCGTTGAGGGCCAtcctctcagctctgcagtCCAACGCTGTGTATCGCCTCAAGAAGACCTGGGCTGCTGTCAGCAG gGAAAGCATGGCCACCTTTGACCACCTGTGTGAGACTTTCCCTGATGAAAACTGTGTGCTAACCACCAGAGAGATCCTTGTGGAG GATGGGAGTCAACCGGACAGCAGTGCCACCCCGAGCTCTAAATCACCACGGCTCTGCTCAGTGTCCAGACAGATG AGCCTCAGCAGTGGTGTTGTGCCGTACCTGGGCACTTACCTGACTGTCCTCACCATGCTGGATACAGCACTGACTGACACCGTGGAG gGTGGACTCATCAACTTTGAGAAGCGCAGACGG GAGTTTGAGATTCTTTCCCAGATTCGACAGCTTCAGACTTcctgttccaactacagctttCCAGTGAACCCTCGTATCACTGCCTGgctgcaggcacacacactgctcacagaccaggagag CTATGAGCTGTCCCGGGACCTGGAGCCTCCGGTCGACCCCTGTCCCAGCTCTCCCAACTCATGGAGCAGTCGTCTGCTCACTAAGAAGCTCGCCTC gttGCGAACATCCAGTAGTGACAGCTCCCTCAGGAAGAGCCACGCTGATCAGATCAGTGTGTCGTCTTCTGGCTCCAGCAGTTCAGACATGGAGGACCTCTCCGCCCCTCAGCCCTCCCCCCTCAGACTCAAGCTCAAA TCTCTCTCAGGTTCTCTTCACAACGTCGCAGAGGACTTCTCCTCCTCTCGCAGTctttccagctcctcctgcagctcctctaaTCCAGACCTCAGTTCCTCCTCTCTGGTGCTGAGTCCTGAGTCGTCGTCGTCCAGCTGCTCTCCTCAGGCCTCGCTTCCCGTCTACAACAAACAGGTCGCTGACTCATGTATCATCAGGGTCAGTGTGGAGTGTGTCAGCAATGGAAATGTCTACAAGAGCATACTG CTGACCAGTCAGGACCACACACCTCAGGTGATTCAGAGAGCTATTGAAAAGCACAACATGGAGGATGTCAGCTGCCAGGACTTCAGCCTCTACCAGATGCTCAGCAATGGAAAAG AGCTCCAGATACCTGACAAAGCCAATGTATTTTATGCCATGTGCACCAACGCCAACTACGACTTTGTCCTGCGCCAGCACTGGAGGTGTCATGGGAGACATCTGGGCTCTTCCTCCAGTCCTGGAGATCAAACCAAGAGCCGCTACGCCAAGTGA